In one Gopherus evgoodei ecotype Sinaloan lineage chromosome 1, rGopEvg1_v1.p, whole genome shotgun sequence genomic region, the following are encoded:
- the LOC115638736 gene encoding kelch-like protein 42 isoform X1, translating into MPRSALCATLCSQRWVEEGLWAAAWHAVTHLPRAAAGWALSCLLYFLRTLTSFLLPSKGPGSLAPRTEPWESSPEQRVYWSRGAGQPLITVQTDPCAFQVELARLAEESAYFGALARSQMQEAAERRLVLEHVPSGAFHAILEFVFLGHFGLGEVELLPAIQAASYLLVPSFLEQCWLALRPLLRPHNCLSYLHFAEAIGCPEMRAVLCQYLSAQLLELAPVTGQLAPALQEELAGLRTRGSQQLCVLRKENLRAPATPATEPLHGLYCLPLAQGGTWHRATGLPFRADKWSFSTAQLLNYLFLLGGYRERRGARGFAFRMAAFRYNPLAGSWQPTAPLLKRRRHFSTAVVGQRIYAIGGWYLDTLLAPDGGTALYAAVERYDPWSDSWAFVSSLPLTDFTFALSLSHDLPLCAAHAGSIYALGSVQRTGEKLLLRYDVGADTWQELLPTLTRADANLPGLYFLGGSEPLYVVGGNAQENVVISFSPGARLWGPARSLPKCTLAGQGVALGSRLFMAAPELGTVLALELGSLSCCPLPAPPFPLSYEALCFLHFPAPRGELGSEQGQAGAGGGTEGPLPLVGRTPSW; encoded by the exons ATGCCCCGCAGCGCGCTCTGTGCCACTCTGTGCAGCCAGAGGTGGGTAGAGGAAGGCttgtgggctgcagcctggcatgCCGTGACTCACCTCCCGAGGGCTGCGGCTggctgggctctgagctgcctcctGTACTTCCTTCGCACCCTGACgagcttcctgctacccagcaagGGACCAGGCAGCCTGGCACCGCGGACAGAGCCCTGGGAGAGCAGCCCTGAGCAGAGGGTCTACTGGAGCCGAGGGGCAGGGCAGCCCCTCATTACCGTCCAGACGGATCCCTGTGCCTTCCAG gtggagtTGGCCCGGCTGGCTGAGGAGAGCGCGTATTTCGGGGCACTGGCCCGCTCCCAGATGCAGGAGGCTGCAGAGAGGCGGCTGGTGTTGGAGCATGTCCCATCGGGCGCCTTCCACGCCATCCTGGAGTTTGTCTTCCTGGGGCACTTTGGGCTGGGCGAGGTGGAGCTGCTGCCCGCCATCCAGGCTGCCAGCTACTTGCTGGTGCCCTCCTTCCTGGAGCAGTGCTGGCTGGCCCTGCGCCCCCTCCTGCGCCCCCACAACTGCCTGTCCTACCTGCACTTTGCCGAGGCCATCGGCTGCCCGGAGATGCGGGCCGTCTTGTGCCAGTACCTGAGcgcccagctcctggagctggcGCCCGTCACAGGGCAGCTGGCCCCGGCGCTGCAGGAGGAGCTGGCAGGGCTCCGGACGCggggctcccagcagctgtgTGTGCTCCGCAAGGAGAACCTGAGGGCCCCGGCCACCCCCGCCACGGAGCCCCTGCATGGCCTCTACTGCCTCCCCCTGGCCCAGGGGGGCACCTGGCACCGGGCCACCGGGCTGCCCTTCCGGGCCGACAAGTGGAGCTTCAGCACCGCCCAGCTGCTCAACTACCTGTTCCTCCTCGGCGGCTACCGGGAGCGCCGCGGGGCCCGCGGGTTCGCCTTTCGCATGGCGGCCTTCCGCTACAACCCGCTGgccggca GCTGGCAGCCCACCGCCCCGCTGCTGAAG CGCCGGCGGCACTTCAGCACAGCCGTGGTGGGACAGCGGATTTACGCCATCGGGGGCTGGTATCTGGACACGCTCCTGGCGCCGGACGGCGGCACGGCTCTGTACGCGGCCGTGGAGCGCTACGACCCCTGGAGCGACTCGTGGGCCTTCGTCTCCTCGCTGCCCCTCACCGACTTCACCTTCGCCCTCTCGCTGTCCCACGACCTGCCGCTCTGCGCGGCTCACGCCGGCAGCATCTACGCCCTGGGCAGCGTGCAGAGGACGGGCGAGAAGCTGCTGCTGCGTTACGACGTCGGGGCAG ACACGTGGCAGGAGCTGCTCCCAACGCTGACGCGAGCCGACGCCAACCTGCCCGGCCTCTATTTCCTGGGGGGCTCAGAGCCCCTCTACGTGGTGGGGGGCAATGCCCAGGAGAACGTGGTGATTTCCTTCAGCCCAGGGGCCCGGCTCTGGGGCCCTGCGCGGAGCCTGCCCAAGTGCACCCTGGCGGGGCAGGGCGTGGCCCTGGGCAGCCGCCTCTTCATGGCAGCTCCGGAGCTGGGCACGGTGCTGGCACTGGAGCTGGGCTCGCTGTCCTGCTGCCCGCTGCCCGCCCCGCCCTTCCCCCTCTCCTATGAGGCCCTCTGCTTCCTGCACTTCcccgcgccccgtggggagctgggcagtgagcaggggcaggcggGGGCCGGCGGGGGCACTGAGGGGCCCCTCCCCCTGGTGGGCAGGACCCCCTCGTGGTGA
- the LOC115638736 gene encoding kelch-like protein 42 isoform X2, with the protein MPRSALCATLCSQRWVEEGLWAAAWHAVTHLPRAAAGWALSCLLYFLRTLTSFLLPSKGPGSLAPRTEPWESSPEQRVYWSRGAGQPLITVQTDPCAFQVELARLAEESAYFGALARSQMQEAAERRLVLEHVPSGAFHAILEFVFLGHFGLGEVELLPAIQAASYLLVPSFLEQCWLALRPLLRPHNCLSYLHFAEAIGCPEMRAVLCQYLSAQLLELAPVTGQLAPALQEELAGLRTRGSQQLCVLRKENLRAPATPATEPLHGLYCLPLAQGGTWHRATGLPFRADKWSFSTAQLLNYLFLLGGYRERRGARGFAFRMAAFRYNPLAGSWQPTAPLLKRRRHFSTAVVGQRIYAIGGWYLDTLLAPDGGTALYAAVERYDPWSDSWAFVSSLPLTDFTFALSLSHDLPLCAAHAGSIYALGSVQRTGEKLLLRYDVGADTWQELLPTLTRADANLPGLYFLGGSEPLYVVGGNAQENVVISFSPGARLWGPARSLPKCTLAGQGVALGSRLFMAAPELGTVLALELGSLSCCPLPAPPFPLSYEALCFLHFPAPRGELGSEQGQAGAGGGTEGPLPLVGRTPSW; encoded by the exons ATGCCCCGCAGCGCGCTCTGTGCCACTCTGTGCAGCCAGAGGTGGGTAGAGGAAGGCttgtgggctgcagcctggcatgCCGTGACTCACCTCCCGAGGGCTGCGGCTggctgggctctgagctgcctcctGTACTTCCTTCGCACCCTGACgagcttcctgctacccagcaagGGACCAGGCAGCCTGGCACCGCGGACAGAGCCCTGGGAGAGCAGCCCTGAGCAGAGGGTCTACTGGAGCCGAGGGGCAGGGCAGCCCCTCATTACCGTCCAGACGGATCCCTGTGCCTTCCAG gtggagtTGGCCCGGCTGGCTGAGGAGAGCGCGTATTTCGGGGCACTGGCCCGCTCCCAGATGCAGGAGGCTGCAGAGAGGCGGCTGGTGTTGGAGCATGTCCCATCGGGCGCCTTCCACGCCATCCTGGAGTTTGTCTTCCTGGGGCACTTTGGGCTGGGCGAGGTGGAGCTGCTGCCCGCCATCCAGGCTGCCAGCTACTTGCTGGTGCCCTCCTTCCTGGAGCAGTGCTGGCTGGCCCTGCGCCCCCTCCTGCGCCCCCACAACTGCCTGTCCTACCTGCACTTTGCCGAGGCCATCGGCTGCCCGGAGATGCGGGCCGTCTTGTGCCAGTACCTGAGcgcccagctcctggagctggcGCCCGTCACAGGGCAGCTGGCCCCGGCGCTGCAGGAGGAGCTGGCAGGGCTCCGGACGCggggctcccagcagctgtgTGTGCTCCGCAAGGAGAACCTGAGGGCCCCGGCCACCCCCGCCACGGAGCCCCTGCATGGCCTCTACTGCCTCCCCCTGGCCCAGGGGGGCACCTGGCACCGGGCCACCGGGCTGCCCTTCCGGGCCGACAAGTGGAGCTTCAGCACCGCCCAGCTGCTCAACTACCTGTTCCTCCTCGGCGGCTACCGGGAGCGCCGCGGGGCCCGCGGGTTCGCCTTTCGCATGGCGGCCTTCCGCTACAACCCGCTGgccggcagctggcagcccaccGCCCCGCTGCTGAAG CGCCGGCGGCACTTCAGCACAGCCGTGGTGGGACAGCGGATTTACGCCATCGGGGGCTGGTATCTGGACACGCTCCTGGCGCCGGACGGCGGCACGGCTCTGTACGCGGCCGTGGAGCGCTACGACCCCTGGAGCGACTCGTGGGCCTTCGTCTCCTCGCTGCCCCTCACCGACTTCACCTTCGCCCTCTCGCTGTCCCACGACCTGCCGCTCTGCGCGGCTCACGCCGGCAGCATCTACGCCCTGGGCAGCGTGCAGAGGACGGGCGAGAAGCTGCTGCTGCGTTACGACGTCGGGGCAG ACACGTGGCAGGAGCTGCTCCCAACGCTGACGCGAGCCGACGCCAACCTGCCCGGCCTCTATTTCCTGGGGGGCTCAGAGCCCCTCTACGTGGTGGGGGGCAATGCCCAGGAGAACGTGGTGATTTCCTTCAGCCCAGGGGCCCGGCTCTGGGGCCCTGCGCGGAGCCTGCCCAAGTGCACCCTGGCGGGGCAGGGCGTGGCCCTGGGCAGCCGCCTCTTCATGGCAGCTCCGGAGCTGGGCACGGTGCTGGCACTGGAGCTGGGCTCGCTGTCCTGCTGCCCGCTGCCCGCCCCGCCCTTCCCCCTCTCCTATGAGGCCCTCTGCTTCCTGCACTTCcccgcgccccgtggggagctgggcagtgagcaggggcaggcggGGGCCGGCGGGGGCACTGAGGGGCCCCTCCCCCTGGTGGGCAGGACCCCCTCGTGGTGA
- the CHKB gene encoding choline/ethanolamine kinase: protein MEAEEPGARCPGDGECAAPGSPRGAAVPARTRLRAFLWCREFLAGSWKLIGPEEFGVSPVSGGLSNLLYKCSLPDHVLSVGDEPRQVLLRVYGAILQGVDSLVLESVMFAILAERALGPRLYGVFPQGRLEQYIPSRRLRTEDLQDPDISREIAMKMSRFHGMVMPFNKEPKWLFGTMERYLKQIAELTFPQEAQWKKFNQLKAYNLQQEMGSLRELLESTPSPVVFCHNDVQEGNILLLAGRESHPTDKLMLIDFEYSSYNYRGFDIGNHFCEWVYDYTHDTWPYYQASMENYPTRQQQLHFIRHYLWEDSGRRGDTTHEEQARIEEEMLTEISRFALASHFFWGLWSILQAKISAIEFGYLDYALCRFEAYFQQKAQCP from the exons ATGGAGGCAGAGGAGCCCGGCGCGCGGTGCCCGGGCGATGGCGAGTGCGCGGCTCCCGGCTCCCCTCGCGGCGCCGCTGTGCCCGCGCGCACCCGGCTCCGCGCCTTCCTGTGGTGCCGCGAGTTCCTGGCCGGCTCCTGGAAGCTGATCGGGCCCGAGGAGTTCGGTGTCAGCCCGGTCAG TGGGGGGCTCAGTAACCTGCTGTACAAGTGCAGCCTCCCGGACCACGTCCTGAGCGTGGGCGATGAGCCTCGGCAGGTGCTGCTGCGCGTCTACGGGGCCATTCTGCAG GGCGTGGACTCGCTGGTTCTGGAGAGCGTGATGTTTGCCATCCTGGCAGAGCGGGCCCTGGGGCCACGGCTCTATGGGGTCTTTCCCCAGGGGCGCCTGGAGCAGTACATTCCG AGCCGGCGTCTGCGCACGGAGGACCTGCAGGACCCCGACATCTCCAGGGAGATTGCGATGAAGATGTCCCGCTTCCACGGCATGGTGATGCCCTTCAACAAGGAGCCCAAGTGGCTGTTTGGGACCATGGAACG GTACCTGAAGCAGATTGCCGAGCTCACCTTCCCCCAGGAAGCCCAGTGGAAGAAGTTCAACCAGCTCAAAGCCTATAACCTGCAGCAGGAAATGGGGAGcctcag ggagctgctggagtccACACCCTCCCCTGTGGTCTTCTGCCACAATGACGTGCAGGAAG GGAacatcctgctgctggctgggcgtGAGTCACATCCCACTGACAAGCTGATGCTGATTGACTTTGAATACAGCAGCTACAACTACAG GGGCTTTGACATTGGCAATCACTTCTGTGAGTGGGTGTACGACTACACCCACGACACGTGGCCCTACTACCAGGCCTCCATGGAGAACTACCCGACGCGCCAGCAGCAG cttcacTTCATCCGGCACTACCTGTGGGAGGACTCGGGGCGGCGCGGGGACACCACGCACGAGGAGCAGGCCCGCATTGAGGAGGAGATGCTCACTGAGATCAGCCG GTTTGCTCTGGCCTCTCACTTCTTTTGGGGCCTCTGGTCCATCCTGCAGGCGAAGATCTCTGCCATTGAATTCGGCTACCTG GATTACGCGCTGTGTCGTTTCGAGGCCTACTTCCAGCAGAAGGCGCAGTGCCCGTGA